A portion of the Candidatus Tumulicola sp. genome contains these proteins:
- a CDS encoding GtrA family protein produces MTSRRGVRQFIKFGLVGSTGFTMNLIVFTLLQKVVPGHARPFEYNIIYTVAFLAGGVSNYYLNRIWTFRSTRNIVREGAQFLSVSTVALAVGLLVSAAVSPWFGHGHKTWFVANVSGIFINFFLNKYWTFKHVN; encoded by the coding sequence GTGACCTCGCGCCGGGGTGTCCGGCAGTTCATCAAGTTCGGGCTGGTCGGGTCGACCGGTTTCACGATGAACCTGATCGTGTTCACGTTGCTGCAGAAGGTCGTACCGGGACACGCGCGCCCGTTCGAATACAACATCATTTACACGGTGGCATTTCTGGCGGGCGGCGTTTCGAATTACTATCTCAACCGCATTTGGACGTTTCGCTCGACGCGAAACATCGTGCGGGAGGGCGCACAGTTCTTATCGGTATCGACCGTCGCGTTGGCGGTCGGCCTTCTCGTGTCGGCGGCGGTCAGCCCGTGGTTCGGCCACGGTCATAAAACGTGGTTCGTCGCCAACGTCTCGGGCATTTTCATCAACTTCTTTCTGAATAAATATTGGACGTTCAAACACGTGAACTAA
- a CDS encoding mannosyltransferase family protein: MQPAPSLQAFATRFGESIVPQWLWASFVGASGATLGFFAWYALAVPSRAAVAELTLLAGLVAGAALAIVVWSEYCRFFARRTGLSLGRSLQYDAATWLPFLLLWLTFVLPPQVTHGARLLLLATALFCVAKLLIAARFNQTVREVLLDFVATRAAIIVIAELAAVIIGQRPGTHIEESQHVLLSVWGRWDAVHYIDIATRGYLGTDMAFFPLYPLLIKLVGAFAGNHLVAGLLISNASFFFGLLFLYRLLEREYDRAVARRAIFYVSIFPTAVFFSAVYTESLFFMLTVASFYYMRAGRWWIAGAIGFFAALSRVEGVLLIVPFIMEWFAAMRARTASPFGVLAAGLIPLGLVTYMAYLWVLRADPLYFSHVQIHWNRHLAFPWVSVINAFEKIAHATTALLIANQSLEIAFTLLMLGVLAFGWKSLRPSYIAYMALSILVPMSTSSLMSMPRFALVLFPMFVIFARWGERRWVNNLISAFSLPLLGLYTVLFANWYWVA, from the coding sequence ATGCAACCCGCGCCGTCGCTGCAAGCGTTCGCGACGCGTTTCGGCGAGTCGATCGTGCCGCAATGGCTATGGGCGTCGTTCGTCGGTGCGTCGGGTGCGACGTTAGGCTTCTTCGCGTGGTATGCCCTGGCCGTTCCCTCGCGCGCGGCCGTGGCGGAACTCACGCTTCTGGCCGGCCTGGTGGCCGGTGCGGCTCTCGCGATCGTGGTCTGGAGCGAGTATTGTCGCTTTTTCGCACGCCGAACGGGATTGTCGCTCGGGCGTTCTTTGCAATACGACGCGGCGACCTGGCTGCCGTTCTTACTCTTATGGCTAACGTTCGTGCTTCCGCCGCAAGTGACGCACGGGGCGCGACTGCTGCTGCTTGCAACGGCGTTGTTCTGCGTCGCCAAACTATTGATTGCGGCCCGGTTCAACCAAACCGTCCGGGAAGTGCTACTCGATTTCGTGGCGACGCGTGCCGCAATCATCGTCATCGCCGAACTTGCGGCGGTCATCATCGGACAGCGCCCGGGAACGCACATCGAAGAGTCGCAGCACGTCCTGCTGTCGGTGTGGGGACGTTGGGATGCCGTTCACTACATCGATATTGCGACTCGCGGCTATCTCGGCACCGATATGGCGTTCTTCCCCCTCTATCCGCTCCTCATCAAGCTGGTCGGCGCCTTTGCCGGAAACCACCTCGTTGCGGGATTGCTTATCTCGAATGCGTCGTTTTTCTTCGGCCTGCTGTTTTTGTATCGTTTGCTCGAACGCGAATACGACCGGGCGGTTGCGCGGCGCGCGATCTTTTATGTGTCGATCTTTCCTACCGCCGTCTTCTTCTCGGCCGTCTACACCGAGTCGCTCTTTTTCATGCTGACCGTCGCGTCGTTTTACTACATGCGCGCCGGCCGCTGGTGGATCGCGGGAGCGATCGGATTTTTTGCGGCGCTCAGCCGGGTCGAGGGCGTGCTCCTGATCGTTCCGTTTATTATGGAATGGTTCGCGGCGATGCGCGCGCGGACGGCGTCACCGTTCGGCGTGCTGGCAGCCGGGCTGATTCCCCTCGGTCTCGTGACCTACATGGCGTATCTGTGGGTGCTGCGTGCGGATCCGTTGTATTTCTCGCACGTGCAGATTCACTGGAATCGACATCTGGCGTTTCCATGGGTAAGCGTCATCAATGCATTCGAGAAGATCGCGCATGCCACGACCGCCCTTCTCATCGCCAATCAATCGCTGGAAATCGCCTTCACGTTGCTGATGCTGGGAGTACTGGCGTTCGGCTGGAAGAGCCTGCGGCCGTCGTACATCGCGTACATGGCGCTGTCGATCCTCGTGCCGATGTCGACGTCGAGCCTGATGTCGATGCCGCGTTTCGCTCTGGTGCTCTTTCCGATGTTCGTCATCTTCGCTCGCTGGGGCGAGCGCCGCTGGGTCAACAACTTGATCTCGGCTTTTTCACTACCGTTGTTAGGACTGTATACGGTGTTGTTCGCCAATTGGTATTGGGTTGCGTAG
- a CDS encoding glycosyltransferase family 39 protein codes for MDVQTRELSRPPASTPLALARWWPAVLAAIVLAGLCLRLSGIGHPILDHPGWRQGDTAAIARNFAQLRFNVFYPQTTYNGPPPNYVELELQIVPFLSAVVYRIAGVHVWIGRAFTILFSLGTIVTLAYFGRRIFGSATAGLCAAAFYAVFPGSVYYGRTFMPDTAMVFFLTAALYACDRALMDVRPFRWPQVALPATLLALAYLAKPVAVVAIVPVCALLVLRYRAGRPTNAGAVAALLIAPAILLGWYDHIVSSHAEWHWASGITTLHVLPALRQALTSPGALLAKLAAFGNAIGLVRTTMLGTAGFVLAIAGFAVLAWSRTKNSMLLWSWLVAELAYVFVVMTVEHVDYYAYSLLPLCALAIGGAAARYVSMLRRADVAPAGRWALGALLLLAVAGVTIQGRAAVAPYYKYNVRAYTDAVALDRWLPPSAVIVLGHYGPDVQYYIDRFGWEEDPLLWTPFDEQSAIRKGARYFISVEDNRLRRNVELCAWLQRFPMAGANTDWPVYITDPQRILPGADRFWRGFRVAERRGQGRAFLDAANVCRVAPPGLAQTP; via the coding sequence TTGGACGTTCAAACACGTGAACTAAGCCGGCCGCCGGCCTCGACGCCGCTGGCCCTGGCGCGCTGGTGGCCGGCGGTGCTCGCGGCGATCGTACTCGCCGGGCTGTGCTTACGTCTAAGCGGGATCGGCCATCCCATCTTGGACCATCCGGGATGGCGGCAAGGCGACACCGCGGCGATCGCGCGCAATTTTGCGCAGCTCCGGTTCAACGTCTTCTATCCGCAAACCACATATAACGGCCCACCACCCAACTACGTCGAGTTGGAACTGCAGATCGTTCCGTTTCTCAGCGCCGTCGTCTATCGAATCGCCGGTGTGCACGTATGGATCGGTCGCGCGTTCACGATACTGTTCAGTCTCGGAACGATCGTGACGCTGGCATACTTCGGCCGCCGGATCTTCGGGAGCGCGACGGCTGGGTTGTGTGCGGCCGCGTTCTACGCCGTTTTTCCGGGCAGCGTATATTACGGGCGAACGTTTATGCCCGACACCGCCATGGTCTTTTTTCTCACCGCTGCGCTGTACGCATGCGACCGCGCCTTGATGGACGTGCGGCCGTTTCGCTGGCCGCAGGTTGCGCTGCCCGCTACGCTGCTCGCGCTGGCCTACCTGGCGAAGCCGGTAGCGGTGGTCGCGATCGTCCCAGTCTGCGCGCTGTTAGTCCTTCGGTATCGCGCCGGGCGGCCAACCAATGCCGGCGCGGTTGCAGCGCTACTGATCGCGCCGGCGATCCTACTCGGATGGTACGACCATATCGTTTCGTCGCATGCAGAATGGCACTGGGCCAGCGGCATTACAACGCTCCACGTGCTTCCGGCGCTGCGGCAGGCGCTTACCAGCCCGGGCGCGTTGTTGGCCAAGTTGGCAGCATTCGGCAACGCGATCGGCCTCGTCCGTACGACCATGCTCGGGACCGCCGGCTTCGTGCTGGCGATCGCCGGCTTCGCCGTACTGGCGTGGTCGCGAACGAAGAACTCCATGTTGTTGTGGTCGTGGCTTGTCGCCGAGCTCGCCTACGTTTTCGTGGTCATGACCGTCGAGCACGTCGATTATTACGCCTATTCGCTGCTGCCGCTTTGCGCGCTGGCAATCGGCGGCGCTGCCGCACGCTACGTATCGATGCTGCGTCGTGCCGACGTTGCACCGGCCGGGCGGTGGGCATTAGGTGCGCTGTTGCTGCTGGCCGTTGCGGGCGTCACTATTCAAGGACGTGCGGCAGTTGCTCCGTATTACAAATACAACGTGCGCGCGTATACCGATGCGGTCGCGCTCGATCGGTGGTTACCGCCAAGTGCGGTTATCGTGCTCGGACATTACGGGCCGGACGTACAGTATTACATCGACCGCTTCGGCTGGGAAGAAGATCCGCTGCTGTGGACGCCGTTCGACGAACAGAGCGCCATCCGCAAGGGGGCGCGATACTTCATTTCGGTCGAGGATAATCGCCTGCGCCGCAACGTCGAATTGTGCGCGTGGCTCCAGCGCTTTCCGATGGCCGGCGCAAACACGGACTGGCCGGTCTACATCACCGATCCGCAACGGATACTTCCCGGTGCGGACCGTTTCTGGCGAGGGTTTCGCGTCGCCGAACGGCGGGGGCAGGGCCGCGCGTTCTTAGATGCGGCGAACGTTTGTCGCGTTGCGCCTCCCGGACTCGCTCAAACTCCCTAG
- the glpX gene encoding class II fructose-bisphosphatase — protein sequence MNMARASARADLNHPVHSLDFVKVTESAALAASRWMGRGERDAADGAAVEKMRETLGEMEIAGRIVIGEGERDEAPMLYIGEEVGLGGVEVDIAVDPVEGTNLVANGLPNSIAVMAIAERGGLLHAPDSYMKKLAVGAKAAPYVHIDAPVRENLEAVANALEKPINDVCVVILDRPRHADLIREVREVGARIRLISDGDVDACIATAIETTGIHVAMGTGGAPEGVLAAAAIKCLGGNFMGRLEPRNAEEAERAIAMGFGSLDRVLELDDLVMSDDVVFCATGITDGDLVRGVRFYGNQARTHSIHVHSAGTVRFIESIHRLGARSGR from the coding sequence ATGAATATGGCGCGAGCTTCCGCACGAGCGGATTTGAACCACCCGGTTCATTCCTTGGACTTCGTTAAAGTGACCGAAAGTGCGGCGCTGGCAGCATCGCGCTGGATGGGCCGGGGCGAGCGCGATGCTGCCGACGGCGCCGCCGTCGAAAAGATGCGCGAGACGCTCGGTGAGATGGAAATCGCCGGACGCATCGTGATCGGAGAAGGCGAACGCGACGAAGCGCCGATGCTCTATATCGGCGAAGAAGTCGGTCTCGGCGGGGTGGAGGTCGACATCGCAGTCGACCCGGTCGAAGGCACGAACCTGGTTGCCAACGGGCTGCCCAACTCGATCGCCGTGATGGCGATTGCAGAACGCGGAGGCCTGCTGCACGCGCCGGATTCGTACATGAAGAAACTCGCGGTCGGTGCGAAAGCCGCGCCGTACGTGCATATCGATGCTCCCGTTCGCGAAAATCTGGAAGCCGTCGCCAACGCGCTCGAAAAACCGATCAACGACGTGTGCGTCGTGATTCTCGATCGGCCTCGTCACGCCGATCTCATTCGCGAAGTACGCGAGGTCGGCGCTCGGATTCGGTTGATTTCCGATGGCGATGTCGATGCGTGCATCGCGACGGCGATCGAAACGACCGGCATTCACGTCGCGATGGGAACCGGCGGCGCACCCGAAGGCGTGCTGGCGGCGGCCGCCATAAAATGCTTGGGCGGTAACTTTATGGGCCGCTTAGAACCGCGGAATGCCGAAGAGGCCGAGCGCGCAATCGCAATGGGGTTCGGTTCGCTCGATCGCGTGTTGGAACTCGACGATCTGGTTATGAGCGACGACGTCGTGTTTTGCGCGACCGGAATCACCGACGGCGATTTGGTGCGCGGCGTGCGTTTCTACGGAAACCAAGCGCGCACGCACTCGATTCACGTGCACTCGGCCGGAACCGTCCGGTTTATCGAATCGATTCACCGGCTCGGCGCCCGATCCGGCCGCTAA
- a CDS encoding dihydrolipoyl dehydrogenase → MQRTHDMVVIGAGSGGYAAARTAKDFHCNVALVDPGPLGGLCILRGCMPSKALIATSDAIDDVRHASQLGIEVDRPIADMPFVARRKRALVKEFADYRIGGIEEFPLYSGAATFLSETELAVGEDVLRARKFVIATGSAITPSELPGLAETGYVDSDGVLDLEEIPRSAIVLGGGYTACELGQFLSRMGAETTMIIRSGHLLTETDDDIGEALTGYFREEGIRVFEHASLSRAFVRDGKKVIAFSVDGEEREVAAEQIFYALGRRPMVEGLQLDRAGVRFDPKSGIEVDEHLRTSNPNIYAVGDVTGRYMLVHVAIYQGEVASRHACTGNDERADYRLVSAHTVFTDPQVAVAGATEKELRAKKITYVVGRYDFAEHGKAQCLGKTKGFVKMMADPTDCRMLGAAVIGPQGSELIHETIVAMEFGATVTQFMRIPHLHPTLAEIWTYPAEICASQVGLRRPGDEQIEIATSVTGAG, encoded by the coding sequence ATGCAACGCACGCACGACATGGTCGTGATCGGCGCCGGCTCGGGCGGATATGCCGCCGCTCGCACGGCCAAAGATTTTCACTGCAACGTTGCCTTGGTCGATCCCGGGCCGCTCGGGGGCTTGTGTATTCTACGTGGGTGCATGCCGAGTAAAGCCTTGATCGCGACGAGCGACGCCATCGACGACGTGCGTCACGCATCGCAGCTCGGTATCGAGGTCGACCGGCCAATCGCCGATATGCCGTTCGTCGCTCGCCGCAAGCGTGCGCTCGTCAAAGAATTCGCCGACTATCGCATCGGCGGCATTGAGGAGTTTCCGCTCTACTCCGGCGCTGCGACGTTTCTCTCCGAAACCGAGTTGGCCGTTGGCGAGGACGTGCTTCGAGCGCGCAAGTTCGTCATCGCAACCGGCAGCGCGATCACGCCTTCGGAGTTGCCGGGCCTTGCGGAAACCGGTTATGTCGACAGCGATGGCGTACTCGATTTAGAAGAGATTCCACGCTCGGCGATCGTGCTCGGCGGCGGTTATACCGCCTGCGAGCTCGGACAGTTCTTGAGCCGGATGGGCGCCGAAACGACGATGATCATCCGCAGCGGCCACTTGCTGACCGAGACGGACGACGATATCGGCGAAGCGCTGACTGGATATTTTCGCGAAGAAGGCATTCGCGTGTTCGAGCACGCGTCGTTGTCGCGTGCGTTCGTGCGCGACGGCAAGAAAGTGATTGCGTTTTCGGTCGACGGCGAAGAGCGAGAAGTGGCTGCCGAGCAAATCTTTTACGCGCTGGGACGAAGGCCGATGGTCGAGGGTCTGCAACTCGATCGAGCGGGCGTGCGATTCGATCCCAAGAGCGGCATCGAGGTCGACGAGCACCTTCGCACCAGCAATCCGAACATCTACGCGGTGGGAGATGTCACCGGGCGCTACATGCTGGTGCACGTAGCGATTTATCAGGGTGAAGTGGCATCCAGGCACGCGTGCACCGGAAACGACGAACGCGCCGATTATCGATTGGTTTCCGCGCACACCGTGTTTACCGATCCACAGGTTGCCGTCGCAGGCGCTACCGAGAAAGAACTACGCGCTAAGAAGATAACGTACGTCGTCGGCCGCTACGACTTCGCGGAGCACGGCAAAGCGCAGTGTTTGGGAAAGACCAAGGGCTTCGTAAAGATGATGGCCGACCCGACGGATTGCCGGATGCTCGGCGCGGCGGTCATCGGGCCGCAAGGGTCCGAGTTGATTCACGAAACGATCGTCGCGATGGAGTTCGGGGCGACCGTCACGCAATTTATGCGCATTCCGCACCTGCATCCGACGTTGGCCGAGATTTGGACGTATCCGGCGGAAATTTGCGCGTCGCAAGTGGGTTTGCGGCGCCCCGGCGACGAGCAGATCGAGATAGCAACGAGCGTTACCGGTGCCGGCTAG